A window of Nocardiopsis sp. Huas11 genomic DNA:
GCGGGTCGGCGCCGATGCCTAGGGCCGGGCTGACCCCGCGCGTGGTGGCCGAGGAGGCCGCACGGTTGTGCGACGAGGAGGGGTTCGACGCGCTCACGCTGGCCTCACTGGCCAAGCGTGTGGGGGTGGCCGCGCCCAGTCTGTACAAACACGTCGACGGATTGGCCGCGCTGCGCCGTGAGGTCGCTCTCCTGGGGACGGCCGAACTGACCGAGGTCCTGCGCGGTGCGGCCGTCGGGCAGGCCGGGGCTCCGGCCCTGCGGGCGGTGGCCGCGGCCTACCGCGGTTACGCCCGTGCCCACCCCGGTCGCTACGCCGCGCTGCAACGCGCGCCGCGGGCCGATGACGAGGAGGCCCAACGCGCGGCCGCGGGTCCGGTCATCGTGTTGGCGGCGGTGTTGCGGGGCTTCGGGATCGGGGACGGCCAGGCGGTCCACGCGATCCGGGCGCTGCGCAGCGCGCTGCACGGGTTCGTGCACCTGGAGGCCAACGAGGGGTTCAAGCTGCCGGAGGACCTGGAGGAGAGCTACCGGCTCCTCGTCGAGGGGTTCGTGCGCGCGTTCGAGAGCTGGCCGGACGACACCGCGGCACGGGCCGGGGACGGCTGAGGACGTCCCGGGGCGGTCCGGTGACGGCCGTGCGGCCGGAGCACCGTGCCGCCTCGGAACCCGGTGGGGAACGTGCCCCCGCCGGCGGGCGGATTCGACGGCACGACGACGAAGACGAAGACGAGAGAGGTACCTCATGCTGGCCGGACACTTCGGTATCGCGGGCATGGTCAAGGCCTGGCGGCCGGCACTGCCCATGGGCGCGCTGCTGGTGGCGACCCAACTCCCCGACGTACTCTTCCTCCCCCTCGTCCTGGCGGGCGCCGAGGGCATGGAGGCCGCCGAGCCCGGCCTGTCCGGCTACGGCTCGATGTGGATCCACGCGCCCTTCACGCACGCCCTGGTGAGCAATGTGGTGCTGGCGGTTCTGGTGGGCGTGCTGGTGCACCTGTTCCTGCGCGATCGGTGGGGGCGCGACGCGGGCGCGGTCCTGGGCGCGGTGGTGTTCAGCCACTGGGTGCTCGACCTGGTCGTGCACAGACCCGACATCGCGATCCTTCCGGGCGGCGCGGGCGGCCTGCCCTCGATCGGGCTGGGTCTGTGGGAGATCCCCCTGGTGGCGGCTGCGCTCGAAGGGGCGCTCGTGGTGGTGGGCGCCGCTCTGTACACCTGGCGGGCCCTCCGCGACACGCCGAGCCGCCGCCGGGCCTGGGGCTACAGCGCGGGGATCACGCTCTTGCTGGTGGGGTCACTGGTCTTCGACCTCACCTCCTGAGCGATGCCGCGCGGTGACGAGGCCCTGACCCCTGGCACCGTTTCGGTGACCGCTGGTCATGGTCCAAGCTTGAGGAGCCGGAACGGCCCCCGCCCGCGTGCAACGAACAGCAGTGTTGGAGTGCCCTATGCCCAAGAAACCATCCCCCAGAGGTACGAGCCTCGCCGCCGCCGTGGTCGGCGTCCTCGTGGTCGCCGCCTTCGTCCTCCACCAGTTGGGCGTGATCGACCTGGAGAGCCTGGACTCCTCCGGAGGCGACGTGCGGGCCAACGACGCCGCGGCCTCCGCCTCCGACGCCGACCAGGTCCTGGCGTGGTTGGACGAGATCCGGATCGAGGACGAGGACGATCCGCCCGGATACGACCGGGCACTGTTCCCCCACTGGAGCACGGTCGAGGGAGCCTGCAACACCCGGGAGACGGTCCTGGCCAGGGACGGCCAGGACGTGACGGCCGACGACGAGTGCCGGGCGGTGTCGGGGACCTGGGACAGCATCTACGACGGTGAGAGCTTCACCGACGGCGGTGACCTGGACATCGACCACATGGTGCCGCTCAAGGAGGGTTGGCGTTCGGGCGCGCACGCCTGGAGCACCGAGGAGCGGGAGCGGTTCGCCAACGACCTCGAACGCTCACCCCAGCTGTGGGCGGTGAGCGCGTCCAGCAACCGGTCCAAGGGCGATTCCGACCCCTCGGACTGGATGCCGCCGAACGAGGACTTCCACTGTGACTACGTCGCGGCGTGGATCGAGGTCAAGCACGTGTGGGACCTGACCGTGGACGCCGACGAGGAGACGGCGCTGCGCGAGGTGCTCTCCGGCTGCTGAGGCCCCGGGGGCCGGTCGCGCGAACGCCGCGGCCGGCCCTTCGGCATCCCCGGACTCGGACCGTCGCTGGTCACCGGCCCCCGATATGCGGTGCCCGGTCACCGGCTCGGGCCGCCCCCGGGCCCCGGTCTTCGGTCCCGACGCGGCCCGCCGGGCGGCGGCGCACCGGTCACTCCGGACGGACCCCCCGCGCGGTCGCCAGGAGCTCGTCCGTGCCGAGGAGCCCGAAGGCGTCTCGAACCTCCACCGCCACCCCCGCCTCCGGACACCAGAAGGCCTCCGTCTCGCCGCGCAGCCCCTCGACCCCGTCGTGGTCGAACGTGCTCAGGGCCCAGGTGTCCGGTGAGCGCTCGTGGTACTCCGCGAGGAACGCGCGCACGGCGGACAGGTCGGTGAGCCTGGCGCCCCGCAGGACGAGGACCTGGAGGACGACCTGGGCTCCCCCGCCCTCCAGGGTCCGCTCCCACACGCGCGTGGAGAAGGCCACGTCCTCCCACTCGTAGGTGAAGTCCGAGACCTCGGTCCGGTCGTCGATCTGGTCGGGCAGGTGCCCGATCGCGTAGCCGTCCAACTCTCCCCCTCGTGGGTCGGTGGCGGCCGCGGCCGCCGTGAGTACGAGCACGAGCGCGGTGGCAAGCGCCACCGTGGCCCACCGAACAACGAACATGGTCACCCCCGACGGTGGTCGCGGGTCCCTCCCGAACCACCTGATCTCCATGGTCGGTCGGGTCGGGGGCCAGTTCCAGAGTGAACTCCAACCTGTGGACAACCCCGTTCCGACACACCTCAGCGGGGCGGGACGTGGGTGTCGGCGAGGTACTCGGCGATGGCGAGCGCGGAGGTCGCCGCGGGCGAGGGCGCGTTGCGCACGCACACCACACGGCCGTGGGCGTCCACCCGGAAGTCGTCGACCAGGGCGCCGTCGCGGCCCAGGGCCTGGGCCCGCACGCCCGCCCGCGCCGGACGCAGGTCCGCGCCGGTGATCTCCGGCAGCAGCCGCCGCGCCTGACGGGCGAACACCGTCCTCGAGGCGGAGACCAGGGACTCGCGCACTCCGGTGGCCCAGTGCCGCCGCGCCAGACGCCAGAAGCCGGGCCAGGCGAGGGTCTGGGCGAACTCGGCCCTGTCCAGGTCGCGGAAGCCGTAGCCCTCGCGCGCGGTGGCGAGCACGGCGTTGGGCCCGGCCATGACCTCCCCGTGGACGTGGCGGGTCAGGTGCACGCCCAGGAACGGGTACTGGGGGTCGGGCACCGGATAGATCAGGCCCCGCACGAGGTGGCGGCGTTCGGGCACGAGTTCGTGGTAGTGCCCGCGGAAGGGGACTACGCGCGGATCGGGTCCGGCCCCCGCCATCCTGGCGAGCCGGTCGCTCTGCAGGCCGGCGCAGGCCACCAACCGGTCGAAGCGGTGGATCCGTCGTTCACCGAGTGGGTCACCGGTCAGGACGCGTACGCCGTCGTCCTGCTGGCGCAGATCCAGGACCGGGGTGTTGAGCAGGACGCGTCCACCCGACCGGCGCACGTCGTCGGCGAGCTGCTCGGCGACGGCCACGAAGTCGGTGATGGCGGTCGTGGGCGAGTGGAGGGCGGCGACGCCGGCGGCGTGGGGCTCGATCTCGCGCAGGCCCTCGGGGCCGAGCCGGGTGACGCCGGGGACGCCGTTCGCCTTCGCCCGGCGCTCGATGTCGTCCAGCCGTTCCTCGTCCTGCGCGTCGAGGGCGACCACGAGCTTGCCGGCCTCGTCGTAGGCGAGTCCGTGCTCGGCGCAGTACTCGCGCAGCAGGCCGACGCCGCGGCGGCACAGGGTGGCCTTGAGGGACCCGGGTTTGTAGTAGAGGCCGGCGTGGACGACCCCGCTGTTGTGTCCGGTCTGGTGGGCGGCGACCCGGTCCTCCTTCTCCAGGACGGTGACGCGGACGCCGGGGCGTTGGAGGAGGAGGCGGCGGGCCAGGGCGAGGCCGACGATGCCACCGCCGACGACGCCGATGTGTTCACTGCTGCGCATGGGCGCACGCTAGCAACTCGGGCGGCGGCCTGGGCTCGCGGGTCCGGGCCCGTCCGCGCGCCCCCCGTTCGCGTGGGCCCATGGGCGCGGGCCGCACGGCTCACAGGGAGCGCAGGCCGACCAGGACCGCGTGCAGGATGTCCTGGCGTTCCAGCGGCCGGGAGGGCCCGCAGCGCTGGAGGGAGCCGTCGGCGATCATCCGGGCGACCATGCTCCTGACCTGCCCCATCGGCAGGCGCACCTCCGCCGCGAGTTCGGCGAGGGTGCGGGCGTGGACGGCGCGCAGCAGGATGGTCGCGCGTTCGGGTTGGAGCGCTTCGTGTTCGCCGGGCAGTCGGGCCGCCACGATCAGCGTGAGCATGTCCAGGTCGTCGGGGGGCTCGCTCGTCCGCGCCGTGGAGCGGCCGCCCGTTCCGGCCTCCACGGCGTAGGGGCGCAGGAACCGTTCCGTGTCCTCCTCGCCGGCGGCCGCGGGCGGTTCCGGGAGCCTGGGCTCGGCCGCGGGCGCCTGGGCGGGAACGTGGCCGATCATGGGCCGGGCGTGGGCGCCGTCACCTCTCATCGCGGGCCTCCGGCGGTGTGTCGGGAGCGAGGACCCGGCCGAAGCCGTCGGGCGGAGTGGGCCGGGACGCGTGGGTGTCGTACGGCCGGTCGGGGTGTTCGCAACCGGGTGGCGCGACCACCGGTTGCGCTCCCGTGGGCGGCGCGGAGGACGGACGCACCCGCTTGGGCAGCGGCGCGCGCGGGCCGGTGGAGGGGTCGGGCACCTGGTACGGCGGCACGGGGGCAGGGGCGGTACCCCGGGGTTCGTGACCCGCGGGGCCGTGGTGCGGCATGGGGCGCTGGGGGCCGCTCGCGGCCGCCTGGGGCGGTCCGTCACCGTGCGGATCGGCGTGGGTCGGCCCTTCCGGGGCCTGGCGCGCGCCCCGGCCCCTCGACGTCTGGGCCTGGGAGAGCGCGACCAGGGCGTGCAGGTCGCGCTGGCGGGCGGAGTGCCCGGGGCCGGCCGGCGCCGGGTCGTCCGCCCCGTTCCAGGGCCGCGCGGGACCGGGCCGGTCTCCCGGCCAGGGCGCTCGGCCGGGGTCGCCCGGAGCCCCGGCCCCGTCCGGGCCGGGCACGACCGGCCGCTGCGGGCCGGTCACCGGCGCCTGGGGCGGGCCGATCGCTCGCTCGGCGTGCTCCGGACCGTGGCCGCGCCCCGCGTCCAGCGGCCGCTGCGGGCCGCTCTGCGAGGAGTTCGACGGGACTCCGCCCGGACGGGGGCCGTGCGCGGGACCCGGACGAACACCCTCCCCGCCACCCAGACCCTGCTGAGGACCGGTCACCGACACCGACCACTGCGGACCCGTCACCGAACGGTCACCGGAGAGCCCGAGCACGTCGCCCCCGCTGAGGGCTCCGTCCGCTCCGCGGCCCACGTGCGGCTGCGGGCCGCTCTGTGGCGCGCCCGACGGGGTCCCGCTCGGACGGGCGCCGTGCGCGGGACCCGGACGAACACCCTCCCCGCCACCCACACCCCGCTGGGGACCCGTCACCGACACCGACCACTGCGGCCCCGTGGACTGCCCGTTCGAATGACCACCCGGTTCGGGAACCGCGGGCATCCCCTCCGATGCCTGCCCCACCTGCTGCTGGGGCCCCGTCACCGACACCGACCACTGCGGACCCGTGGACGCACCGTTCGAACGAGCGCCCGCTTCGGGACCCGCGGGCACCCCCTCCGCCCCCTGTCCCACCCGCTGCTGGGGACCGGTCACGTCGGGAGCACCGTGGACGGGCCTGGGGGGGCCGCCGGCGGACTCGGCACCCTCGTGCGCCACGGACGTCTGCGGTCCTGTGGTCGGGGCCGGGGGCCGCGGTCGGCCCCCTGATGCCTCGTGGCCGCCCGATGGCGCGGCGGAGACCGGGACGGGGCTCTCCACCGGTTCGAGCAGGGATTCCGGCAGGAGCGCCGTGGCCCTGGTCCCGCCGTAGGAGGAGGGCCTCAGCCAGACCCGGATACCGTGCCGCTCGGCCAGCCTGGCCACCACGAACAGACCCAGGCGGGGGTCCTCCGGCAGCTCCATGACGTCGAACTCCGGCGGCTGCGTGAGCGTGCGCTCGGCCGCCGCGTAGCCGTGCTCGGACATCCCCAGGCCGCGGTCCTCCACCTCCACGGTGAGGCCGCCGACCACGGGTGCGCAGCTGACGTCCACCGGCGCGCCCGCCGGGGAGAACTGGGTGGCGTTCTCCACCAGCTCGGCGAGGAGGTGGACCACGTCGGCGACCGCCTGCCCGTGCATGAGGACGCGGGGCGCGGAGGTCAGGCGGACCCGGTCGAAGTCCTCGGTCTCGGCGATGGCGGCCCGCAGCACGTCCACCAGCGGACGCGGTTGGCGCCACCGGCGCACCGACTGGCCGCCGCCCAGGATGATGAGGTTGTCGGCGTAGCGCCGTGCCCGGGTCGCCAGGTGGTCGAGGCGGAAGAGCCGGCGCAGTGCCTCGGGGTCCTGCTCGTTGTACTCGATCTCGTCGAGCAGCCGCAGTTGGCGCTGGACGAGGTTCTGGTTGCGAAAGGCGATGCCCAGGTAGGCCCGGTTGGCGCCGCGGCGGATCTCGGCCTGGCGTACGGCGGCCTCCACCGCGGTCAGCTGGGCGGAGTCGAAGGCCTCCGCGACCTGTCCGATCTCGTCGCTGCCGATGTCGTCGAGCGGGGGCAGCTCCTCCTGGACGTCGACCTTCTGGCCCCGCTGCGCGCGTTCGACGATGTCGGGCAGGTCGTCGTCGCGGTCCAGGATCTGCGAGCGCAGCCGTACGAGGCGGTCGGTCAGGCGGCGCGAGGACCGGCTGACCACGGAGATGGCGGCCACCCCGCCCACGAGTGTGGCCACCGCCGCGGCCACGCCGAGGGCCACGCGCAGCAGGGCCGCGCTCCAGGCCAGGTCCACCGTGCGCTCGGCCTGGGAGAGGGCGAGCGAGCCCAGGTGCGCGGACGAGGCGGCCGAGGCCTCGTCCCACGCCGTGGCGCCGATGCCCACCTGCGTGTTCCACTGGGCGTCGGGTTCTCCGAGGGGAGGCGGTCCCTCCTCGGGGTCGCGCTCGACGATCGGTGTCCGGGTCACGACCTGGCGGCTGAGGTCTTCGGCTTGCCGCCAGCCCTCGCGGCCGGTCATCGACTCGTAGCGGCGCTGGAGCGACGGGTGCAGGGTCGGGGCGACGGTGGAGAGCGTGGAGCGGTAGGAGGCGGTGAGGTAGGTGAAGTGCGCGGTCTCCTCGTAGCTCATCTCCCCGCCGGCGATCACTCCGGCCAACAGCGCGTCGGCGGTGGCGTAGTCGTCGTGGGCGCCCATGAGTTCGCGGGTCAGGACCGCGTCGGTGAGGTTCTCTCCCCCGTCGGTGGTGTGGACGAGCGCGGTGATGGCGGACTCGGCGCCGTCGATCAGCTCCCCGAAGCGCAGGAGCGCCTCCTCCCGGTCGAGGGCGAGGTCGTCGACCAGTTCGCGCGTCTCGGCCAGCGCTTCGGGGGCGGCGGCGACGGTGGCGGCGCTGCGCTCGACCTCGTCGTCCTGGGCGTCGCGGAGCCGTTCGGCCAGGGCGACCGCCTCGGCCACGGCCGCGTCGGTGCTCTCGCGCTGCTCGCCCAGGTCGGGTCCGGCCTGGTCGCCGGCGCCCTCGTTCTCGCTCCGGCCCAGGTGGACCAGGGTGTCGCGGCGTTCGTCGCGCAGTTCGGTCGCGGCACGGGAGAAGGTCTCGGTGCCCTCGGCGGCGCGTCCGACGTCGCCCATGAGTTGGACCGCCTGCACGGTGCCGACGGCCGCCACCACGAGCCACAGTGCGAGGAAGCACAGGCTCGGGATCAGCACGATGCGGGTGAGCTGACCGCGGATCGTGGACGCGTGGTCGCGGTTTCTGCGCATGGTCCCCTCCAGCCTGAGCGGGTGCCGGGCATGTCCTCGTAGGAGGCCCGGAGGCTCGTGGTCGTGACGAGGCTATCGAAAAAACATTGCCGTACGCTGTCAAACAATCACAAGTAGTTATCCATCAAGGGAGACCAAGGCGACGCACCGTGTGTTACGCGACATCACGCCGCGTTGAACGCGCAGGTCGCACCGGTCACAACACGAAGGGCCGCCCGTGGAACGGGCGGCCCTCGATGGCGTGAGGAGTCGGCGTGTCGCGGTCTCAGGACTCCGGCCGGTGCCGGGAGCCGACGGGCGCCGGAAGCTCTTCGGCGGTCGGCGGCTGTTCCACACCGAGGGAGTTCAGGACCTCGGCGTAGCGCAGCGCGGCGATCTTGCCCAGCAGGCTGTCGGCGCCCAGTGGGGCGCCGAGGCGGGCGCCGAAGCGTCCGGCCAGCTCCTCCAGTTCGGCGGTGCGCAGCTCCGGGCCCAGCGCGCTGGGCGCGATGACCGGCCGCTGGCACCCGCCCTGCCGCAGCTGGTCCAGGACCTGCTCGATGGCGGCGGGGTTCTCCAGGTCGGCGGGCAGCACGGTCAGGCCGAGGCGGGCGGCCAGCAGGACGGCGGACACACCGGCGGCACCGGCGGCGGCCTCACCGCCGACCGCGCCCACGACGACGCCGTCCGCCATCGTGTTGTTGCGCGCCACCACACTGATCAGGCGCATGCGGTCGGCGCGGACGAACCCGGCCTCGGCCAGGCGCAGGTGCAGGACCTCGGCGAGCATCGGGTGCGGTCCCAGGCCCTCGGTGACGCGTACGTCGGCGCGGGCGCGGGAGACCGCCGAGTCGATGGCGGCCGACATCGCGTTGTGCGGTGCGGTGACCAGGGGGACGACCACTCCGGCCAGGGGGCGGCCCTCGGACCGCTCCAGACCGGCGAGGGCCTCGTCCAGGGACTGCTCGTCACCCTCGATGTGGCCGTGGCGGATGGTGACCTCGGGGCGGTAGGCCCGCACCAGGTCGGCCATGCGCTCACCGATCGACCCGCCGTCGGCGCCCCTGGCCTGTTCGGCCGTGCCGGGGACCGCCATGATCAGTGCGGGCGTTCCGAACCAGTTGTCGAACGACAGGGGGTTGCGGTGTCGGCCCGAACGCCGCTTGGGCAGTTCACGTGGAGGAAGTCGATCAGAGTTTCGCATACCAGGATTCAGATGAGAGGCGGATGGGGTGCCCAGTTCACAGCTTTGGTCACTGCCGCGACATTGTAGCGTTCAACACCACATTTCCGGGCGCATCCCCCGAACGTATACCCGGGTGCCGCCGCGGTACGGCGGCGGGTCGCCGCCCGGCGCGGATCACCCCGTCATGGCGGGGCTGCGGGTGCGCATCACGTGGGTGACCAGTTCCACCAGCACGTCCCGGCACGAATCGCGTTCGCGTGCGTCGGTCATCATGACGGGGACCGCGGCGGGGACGTCGAGTGCCTCGCGCACCTCGGCGGCCTCGTAGGGCTCCGAGCCGACGAACCGGTTCACCGCGACGACGAACGGCAGCCCCTGGCGTTCGAAGAAGTCCACCGCGTGGAAGCAGGTGTCCAGCCTGCGGGTGTCGGCCAGGACGACGGCGCCCAGGGCTCCGGCGGAGAGTTCGTCCCACATGAACCAGAACCGGTCCTGTCCGGGCGTGCCGAAGAGGTAGAGGACGATGTCGTCGTTGATCGTGATGCGGCCGAAGTCGAGCGCGACGGTGGTGGTGCTCTTGCTCTCCACCCCGCCCAGGTCGTCCACGCCGTAGCTGGCCTCGGTCATCACCTCCTCCGTGCTCAGCGGGGTGATCTCGCTGACCGAGGCCACCAGGGTGGTCTTGCCGGCGCCGAATCCCCCGGCGACGATGATCTTGACGGCCTGCGGGATCGCCTCCGGCGTTCCCGGGCCGGTCTCAGAGTCTGCGGATGCCATCGAGTACCGCCTGAAGTACTTTCTTCTCGGGGAGTCGGGTCACGGGCACGGCCGCCCGCGTGCGCACGTCGCCCTCGGCGACGAGGTCGCCCAGGAGCACCTTGACGACCGTCATGGGGATGTCGAGCCGCGCGGAGATCTCCGCGACGGAGATGGGCCTGTGGCACAGCCGCAGGATCTCCTTGTACTCAGGTTCGAGGTGGTGCTCCTCCCGGTCGCGCGCAGCCACCACGATCGTGATCATGTCCAGGGCGGGGCCCGCGGACCGCGGTCGGGTCCGCCCCCTGGTCAGGGTGTAGGGGCGCACGAGGGGGTCGGAGGGCGCGTCGCCCCGCGCCACTCCCGCGGAGGGCCCTTCGGAGGTGGGGTGGCCCCCGCCGCGCCGCAGGAAGGGCGTCGGCCCCTCCCTCGCGGCGCCGGCCGCGGCCTCCACCGCTCCCGCCCAGGCGGTCATCGGCCGTTCGCGGGGGTTCACGACCCCGCACCGCCCATCGCGGAGAGGTGGCCCGCGCGCCGCGGCGCGGCGGTGAGGAACTGGCCCACGCGCTTGACGCGCAGGTTCATCTCGTAGGCGACCAGGCCCACGTCGGCGTCCTCGGTCGCCAGCACCGCCAGGCAGGCGCCCGCGCCCGCCGCGGTGACGAAGAGGTAGGAGTGCTCCATCTCCACCACGGTCTGGCGGACCTCTCCTCCACCGAAGTGGCGCCCGGTCCCCCGTGCCAGGCTCTGGAAGGCCGACGCCACCGCCGACAGGTGCTCGGCGTCCTGGGAGGCAAGTCCTCGCGAACCACCCAGGAGCAGGCCGTCCGACGACAGGACGATCGCGTGTGCGGCTCCGACGACCCGGTCCACCAGGTCGTCCAGGAGCCAGTCAAGGTTGTCCGAGGCCCCGCTCATTCCCACCATCTCAGTCGCTCTCTCCCCTGCGGTCGTCGGTGCTGACACCGACCTGATCACTGCTGTACTCCCGTCCGGTCTCCTCTGCGTCCGCGGCGCGCCCCCTCCTGGTGCCCGCGCTGAACGCGTCCATCATCCGGCGCGCGTCCTCGGGGGTGCGCTCCCTGGCGCCCGTCCGCTCCTCCGGGTCCGGCTCGGCCGGCGCCCACGCGGGATCGTGCCTGAGCTGGGGTGCCAGGCTGGCCTGGCGTCTGCGCCGGGGCAGTCCGGGTCGGTCGGCACGTGCCCCGACCCTGCCCGGGAGCGTGGGGTCCGGGGCCCGCGGCGTCGTGGGGGTGTCCGCGGTGACGGGGGTGTCCGCGGTGGCAGGGGCGTCCGCAGGGGTGTCGGGGCGGGGCAGGGTGCCGGTGTCGTCGGCCAGGCCGGGGACCTGGCGCAGGACGGGAGCGGAGCGGCGCTCCCCCGCGGATCCGTCCTCGTCCGGCACGGGCACCGGGCGCAGGAGCGCTCGCGCGCCGCGCGGGGTGTCCTCCGGTGCGAGCACGTCACGGGCGCGGCGCACGGGGCGCTCCTCGCGCGGGCCCCGCCGGTCCAGCGCGTCCTGGCAGGCCAGCGCCGCGATCCGGGGGCGCTCGGTTCCCGGCCCTGGCTGGGCGGCGACCAGCGCCGAGGGGATGAGCACCGCCGCGCGCGTCCCCCCGTAGGGCGAGGGGCGCAGCTGGACCTGGATGTCGTGCTTGGCGGCCAGGCGGGCGACGACGAAGAGTCCGAGCTGGGCGTCGGTGCCGGGCACCATCACGTCGAACTCCGGTGCCTCGCTGAGCGTGGTGTTGGCCCTGGCCAGGGCGTCGTCGGCCATGCCGAGCCCGCGGTCCTCGATCTCCACGGCCACACCCTTGGGCACGGTCTCGGTGACGATGGTGACCTCGGTGTGCGGCGGCGAGTAGGCGGTGGCGTTCTCGACCAGCTCCGCCATCATGTGGATGACGTCGGCGACGACCGCTCCGGACAGGGACAGCTCGGGTACCGACACCAGGCGGACCCGGGCGTACTCCTCGGTCTCGGAGATGGCGCCGCGCAGGATGTCGACGATGGGGATGGGGTGGCGCCAGCGGCGGCCGGGCTGGGCTCCGCCGAGGATGATGAGGTTCTCGGCGTGGCGGCGCCCGCGGGTGGCGAGGTGGTCGAGCTGGAAGAGGCTCTCCAACAGGTCGGGGTCCTCCTCCTCGCGCTCCACGCGGTCCAGGAGCTGGATCTGGCGTTGGACGAGCGACTGGTTGCGGTGCGCGATGCCGAGGAAGACGCGGCTGACGCCGGCACGGATGTCGGCCTGTTTGATGGCGGCGCTCACGGCGGTGCGCTGGGCGATGTTGAAGGCGTCGGCGACCTGGCCGACCTCGTCGTCACCGTGGTCGAGCTGCTTCATCTCGGTGTCGAGGTCGACGCTCTCGCCGGCCTCCAGACGGCGCACGATGCGCGGCAGGTCGGTGCGGGCGGTGCCCAGGGTGTCGGCGCGCAGCCGGGCCAGGCGGTAGGTGAGCCGCCCGACCGAGTGCGCCGCCACACCGTAGGCGACGGTGCCGGCGAAGAGCGAGGTGATGCCGCCGCCGAGCGCCAGGGAGAACATCCACGTGCTGGCGGAATCGGTGGCGTCCACGACGGAGGCCGCGCGGTCGGCGGTGATGGCGCTCAGGTCGGCGTTGACCGCGTCGGCCGCCTCCCGCCAGCCGTCGAGTCCGGTGGGCGGCGCGGAGCCGCGCTCGATCTCTCCGGTGACCGGGTCGAGCGTCACCTCGGCCTCGTGGCGGGCCAGGGTGTCGGCCATGGCCAGGGCGTCCTGCCAGGGCGCGCCGCCGGCGAGGGTGAGGGGCGTGGGCCCCTGGTCGGAGGTGTCCTGGTCGCTGCCGTTCTCGCCCGCCGGGCCGGCGCCGTCGACCTCGACGGTCGGCGCCGGGCCGCCGCTGTGGACGGTCTCGACCCGGTGGCGGGCGTCGGCGGTCAGCGCGGCGATCTCGGTCTGGTCGGCGCGGGTGAGCGAGTCCCGGGCCAGGACGGAGGCGACCACGGCGTCGGCATGGCTGAAGCTCTCCTGGGCCCACATCAGGTCGGTGGTGGCGGAGGCCTCCGCCGAGGCGGTCCCGTCGTCGAGGGCGCGCGCGGTCCCCGCGTAGAGCCGGATGCCCTGGTGGATCGCGGTGGTGTAGGCCCCCAGGGCCGCGTCGGGGTCCCCGGGGTCGGCGAGGTTGTCCGCGCGCAGCGCCTCGGCGGCCCGCACGGAGTGGAGGAAGTCGTCGGCCAGGGGGGCGGTGGCGGCGTCGTCCTGGTCACCGAGGTCGTCGGCCAGGGACCGCAGGTCGGCGACGGCGGCGTCGGTGCTCGTGCCCGCCTCGGCCAGCGCGTCACGGCGGTCGTCGTCGGGAGCGGCCAGGTACTCGGCGCCGACCCTGCGCTCCTGTTGGAGCAGCGTGAGGAGTTCGGCGAGTTCGATCCCGGCCCGGCCCTCGCTCAGGGCCGCGCGCAGCGAGACGCCCTGGGCCAGCGTGGCCGCGCTGATGACGACGAACAGCACCAGGAAGGTGATGCTCGGGATCAGCACGATCCGGTTGAGCTGGGCCTTGATGCCGCGCCTGGTACCCCCCGGCTGCGCCATTGCGTTCCTC
This region includes:
- a CDS encoding nitrate- and nitrite sensing domain-containing protein, whose translation is MRRNRDHASTIRGQLTRIVLIPSLCFLALWLVVAAVGTVQAVQLMGDVGRAAEGTETFSRAATELRDERRDTLVHLGRSENEGAGDQAGPDLGEQRESTDAAVAEAVALAERLRDAQDDEVERSAATVAAAPEALAETRELVDDLALDREEALLRFGELIDGAESAITALVHTTDGGENLTDAVLTRELMGAHDDYATADALLAGVIAGGEMSYEETAHFTYLTASYRSTLSTVAPTLHPSLQRRYESMTGREGWRQAEDLSRQVVTRTPIVERDPEEGPPPLGEPDAQWNTQVGIGATAWDEASAASSAHLGSLALSQAERTVDLAWSAALLRVALGVAAAVATLVGGVAAISVVSRSSRRLTDRLVRLRSQILDRDDDLPDIVERAQRGQKVDVQEELPPLDDIGSDEIGQVAEAFDSAQLTAVEAAVRQAEIRRGANRAYLGIAFRNQNLVQRQLRLLDEIEYNEQDPEALRRLFRLDHLATRARRYADNLIILGGGQSVRRWRQPRPLVDVLRAAIAETEDFDRVRLTSAPRVLMHGQAVADVVHLLAELVENATQFSPAGAPVDVSCAPVVGGLTVEVEDRGLGMSEHGYAAAERTLTQPPEFDVMELPEDPRLGLFVVARLAERHGIRVWLRPSSYGGTRATALLPESLLEPVESPVPVSAAPSGGHEASGGRPRPPAPTTGPQTSVAHEGAESAGGPPRPVHGAPDVTGPQQRVGQGAEGVPAGPEAGARSNGASTGPQWSVSVTGPQQQVGQASEGMPAVPEPGGHSNGQSTGPQWSVSVTGPQRGVGGGEGVRPGPAHGARPSGTPSGAPQSGPQPHVGRGADGALSGGDVLGLSGDRSVTGPQWSVSVTGPQQGLGGGEGVRPGPAHGPRPGGVPSNSSQSGPQRPLDAGRGHGPEHAERAIGPPQAPVTGPQRPVVPGPDGAGAPGDPGRAPWPGDRPGPARPWNGADDPAPAGPGHSARQRDLHALVALSQAQTSRGRGARQAPEGPTHADPHGDGPPQAAASGPQRPMPHHGPAGHEPRGTAPAPVPPYQVPDPSTGPRAPLPKRVRPSSAPPTGAQPVVAPPGCEHPDRPYDTHASRPTPPDGFGRVLAPDTPPEARDER
- a CDS encoding sirohydrochlorin chelatase, which produces MRNSDRLPPRELPKRRSGRHRNPLSFDNWFGTPALIMAVPGTAEQARGADGGSIGERMADLVRAYRPEVTIRHGHIEGDEQSLDEALAGLERSEGRPLAGVVVPLVTAPHNAMSAAIDSAVSRARADVRVTEGLGPHPMLAEVLHLRLAEAGFVRADRMRLISVVARNNTMADGVVVGAVGGEAAAGAAGVSAVLLAARLGLTVLPADLENPAAIEQVLDQLRQGGCQRPVIAPSALGPELRTAELEELAGRFGARLGAPLGADSLLGKIAALRYAEVLNSLGVEQPPTAEELPAPVGSRHRPES
- a CDS encoding ATP/GTP-binding protein codes for the protein MASADSETGPGTPEAIPQAVKIIVAGGFGAGKTTLVASVSEITPLSTEEVMTEASYGVDDLGGVESKSTTTVALDFGRITINDDIVLYLFGTPGQDRFWFMWDELSAGALGAVVLADTRRLDTCFHAVDFFERQGLPFVVAVNRFVGSEPYEAAEVREALDVPAAVPVMMTDARERDSCRDVLVELVTHVMRTRSPAMTG
- a CDS encoding DUF742 domain-containing protein, translating into MEAAAGAAREGPTPFLRRGGGHPTSEGPSAGVARGDAPSDPLVRPYTLTRGRTRPRSAGPALDMITIVVAARDREEHHLEPEYKEILRLCHRPISVAEISARLDIPMTVVKVLLGDLVAEGDVRTRAAVPVTRLPEKKVLQAVLDGIRRL
- a CDS encoding roadblock/LC7 domain-containing protein; translated protein: MVGMSGASDNLDWLLDDLVDRVVGAAHAIVLSSDGLLLGGSRGLASQDAEHLSAVASAFQSLARGTGRHFGGGEVRQTVVEMEHSYLFVTAAGAGACLAVLATEDADVGLVAYEMNLRVKRVGQFLTAAPRRAGHLSAMGGAGS